In one Ischnura elegans chromosome 13, ioIscEleg1.1, whole genome shotgun sequence genomic region, the following are encoded:
- the LOC124170240 gene encoding uncharacterized protein LOC124170240, with protein sequence MASNISASGAEQFVEERLLVGLVTGSLLHHKELLDMLEDVDVRGMRQKTLLHVGVGLGKTDWVQELLARGADTYITDDSQQNALSSAEEMVRQFPDDVERSKVLQLVTLVHRRDQVILRRLEASSSRSTDHVTPLATPESDIASLKSSVDSLRREMKSLVRQLSSSLEELKAQVCGRDALLRCLEDAVTSTAEDVTLIKCGVSGEASLSQPTSDPTRARQECVDAMMRKTRILYGSGVDEMRRLYERLYDGDEITACIIKYLCGDDRVNVIVDLESDDIGRMKEKFVNLDGTQRNGSDWDALCDFESETVYLGAKDCSGEDEKFICARLCWALSQLTLKLVFDNEGRPYSRGDVKLEREWMRALEEAEERRKGGEELEWIIAYALNGKTPKARVCWLAAAVPQIIAYYGSTKGRAVLQQQAPLLFSLYSNNVMGQLLASA encoded by the coding sequence ATGGCAAGCAACATTTCTGCTAGCGGTGCAgagcaatttgttgaggagaggcttcTTGTTGGATTGGTAACTGGTTCATTGCTTCATCATAAAGAGCTGCTGGACATGTTGGAAGATGTAGATGTACGTGGTATGCggcaaaaaacacttttgcacGTTGGTGTAGGACTTGGAAAAACTGATTGGGTGCAGGAGTTATTGGCGAGAGGGGCTGATACATACATAACAGATGACAGTCAACAGAATGCACTTTCCTCAGCcgaggagatggtgcggcagttTCCTGATGATGTAGAACGCTCAAAAGTGCTGCAGTTGGTTACGTTGGTTCACAGGAGAGACCAAGTTATTTTGCGTCGTCTGGAAGCATCTTCGAGTAGGAGCACTGATCATGTGACACCCTTGGCTACCCCAGAAAgtgatattgcatctctcaagtcctctgtggactcattgaggcgagagatgaaatctcttgtgcgacagctgagctcatcgctggaggaacTGAAAGCACAAGTGTGTGGACGAGATGCACTTTTGCGTTGTCTAGAAGATGCCGTGACGTCAACAGCGGAGGATGTTACGTTGATCAAGTGTGGCGTTAGTGGGGAGGCATCTTTAAGTCAACCTACATCCGATCCGACCAGAGCAAGGCAGGAGTGCGTGGACGCCATGATGCGAAAGACGCGGATATTGTATGGAAGTGGAGTTGATGAAATGCgtagattgtatgagagactgtatgatggagatgaaatcactgcttgcataattaaatatttgtgtgggGATGATCGGGTGAATGTGATAGTGGATTTGGAATCTGATgacattggaaggatgaaggagaaaTTTGTGAATTTGGATGGGACTCAGAGGAATGGGAGCGATTGGGATGCATTGTGTGACTTTGAGAGTGAGACTGTATATTTGGGTGCAAAGGATTGTTCTGGTGAAGATGAGAAATTCATATGTGCTAGGTTATGTTGGGCCCTCTCACAATTAACTcttaaattagtttttgataatgaggggAGGCCTTACAGCAGGGGAGATGTGAAACTAGAgcgtgagtggatgagggctctagaggaggcggaggagaggaggaagggtggagaggaattAGAATGGATAATAGCTTATGCATTGAATGGGAAGACACCGAAGGCAAGGGTATGTTGGCTTGCGGCAGCTGTCCCTCAGATTATCGCCTATTATGGATCCACAAAAGGAAGAGCTGTACTGCAACAACAAGCCCCTCTCCTCTTCTCTTTATATTCTAACAATGTAATGGGACAACTTCTAGCCAGTGCATAG